A window of Gemmatimonadaceae bacterium contains these coding sequences:
- the infB gene encoding translation initiation factor IF-2, with amino-acid sequence AVEAAAPAPSSDTPPSAPVAAAPSAPPAPSLPADRPRPRPVVPGAPRPRPVASAGPSFGGARPIASAAPGGGLSQGQRRDDRRPPMQGGGGGGGGGGQQSTGAAAQQGGGNQQRRGKKGKRGAVDQEAVTANISKTMTALRGAPQRGRPGRRFGAEMRAEIEEQRQAAAERERKTVRVNEFITVSELAQILGISATQIVGFAFKSLGLMVTINQRLDFDQIELIAGEFGFQAVKESDYAADLPEEQTEDSDEDLRPRPPVVTIMGHVDHGKTSLLDYIRKANVVAGEAGGITQHIGAYHVQIGGGRSITFLDTPGHEAFTAMRARGAQVTDIVVIVIAADDQVMPQTVEAISHAKSAGVPIIIAINKVDLPTANIAKVKQDLLQHDVVLEEFGGSVLHSEISAKKGTGVPELLEQIALQADILELTANPSRRATGSVVEAQLDQGKGPVATVLVQNGTLRVGDDYICGIHSGRVRALLDERGKQVKEAGPAIPVQILGLTGVPMAGDQLLVVEDATAAREIAQRRERLDREAKSRRTTRGIVSLEDFMSQTAAGQKRQLRLLIKADQGGPAEALADALGQLSNPEVQVDIVHRGVGAIAESDILLAKASGAIIIGFHVRPDNNARNAAEREGVDIKLYRIIYEAVADVKAALEGMLRPEEREVVFGEAEVRETFKVARIGTIAGCIVRSGIINRRGRVRVIRDGIEIYDGALASLRRFKDDVNEVKEGYECGIGIENFNDVKIGDVFECYRTEEVARTLDQANKS; translated from the coding sequence GGCTGTCGAAGCCGCGGCACCGGCCCCCTCGTCGGACACGCCCCCCTCGGCACCCGTCGCGGCCGCCCCGTCAGCGCCGCCCGCGCCGTCGCTCCCGGCAGACCGTCCGCGTCCGCGCCCGGTGGTGCCGGGCGCACCGCGTCCACGTCCGGTCGCCAGCGCCGGACCGAGCTTTGGCGGCGCGCGCCCGATCGCGTCCGCTGCCCCCGGTGGTGGCCTCTCGCAGGGCCAGCGCCGCGATGATCGTCGCCCGCCCATGCAGGGTGGTGGTGGCGGTGGTGGTGGCGGTGGGCAGCAGAGCACGGGTGCCGCAGCCCAGCAGGGCGGCGGGAACCAGCAGCGTCGCGGCAAGAAGGGCAAGCGCGGGGCCGTGGATCAGGAAGCGGTGACCGCGAACATCTCCAAGACCATGACGGCCCTGCGCGGTGCGCCGCAGCGTGGCCGCCCGGGTCGCCGTTTTGGCGCCGAAATGCGCGCCGAGATCGAGGAGCAGCGCCAGGCCGCCGCCGAGCGCGAGCGGAAGACCGTGCGCGTGAACGAGTTCATCACCGTCTCCGAACTCGCGCAGATCCTCGGCATCTCCGCCACGCAGATCGTCGGCTTTGCCTTCAAGTCGCTCGGCCTGATGGTCACCATCAATCAGCGCCTCGACTTCGACCAGATCGAACTGATCGCCGGCGAATTCGGCTTCCAGGCCGTCAAGGAAAGCGACTACGCCGCCGACCTCCCGGAAGAGCAGACGGAGGACAGCGACGAGGATCTCCGGCCGCGTCCGCCGGTCGTCACCATCATGGGTCACGTCGACCACGGCAAGACGTCGCTCCTCGACTACATCCGCAAGGCCAACGTGGTTGCCGGCGAAGCGGGTGGCATCACGCAGCATATCGGCGCGTACCACGTGCAGATCGGTGGCGGGCGTTCGATCACCTTCCTCGACACGCCGGGTCACGAGGCCTTCACGGCCATGCGTGCGCGCGGTGCGCAGGTCACCGACATCGTCGTGATCGTCATTGCCGCCGACGACCAGGTGATGCCGCAGACCGTGGAAGCGATCTCGCACGCCAAGAGCGCCGGCGTGCCGATCATCATCGCCATCAACAAGGTCGATCTCCCCACGGCGAACATCGCCAAGGTGAAGCAAGACCTGCTGCAGCATGACGTCGTGCTCGAAGAGTTCGGCGGCAGCGTGCTGCATTCGGAGATCTCGGCGAAGAAGGGCACGGGCGTGCCCGAACTGCTCGAACAGATCGCCCTGCAGGCCGACATCCTGGAGCTCACCGCCAATCCGTCGCGTCGCGCGACCGGCTCGGTGGTCGAAGCGCAGCTCGACCAGGGCAAGGGACCCGTGGCCACCGTGCTCGTGCAGAATGGCACGCTGCGCGTCGGCGACGACTACATCTGCGGCATTCACTCGGGGCGCGTGCGCGCGCTCCTCGATGAACGCGGCAAGCAGGTCAAGGAAGCGGGACCGGCGATCCCGGTGCAGATCCTCGGCCTCACCGGCGTACCGATGGCCGGCGATCAGCTCCTCGTCGTGGAAGACGCGACCGCCGCGCGCGAAATCGCGCAGCGTCGTGAGCGCCTCGATCGCGAAGCCAAGAGCCGCCGCACCACGCGTGGCATCGTCTCGCTCGAAGACTTCATGTCGCAGACCGCCGCCGGCCAGAAGCGCCAGCTGCGCCTGCTCATCAAGGCCGACCAGGGCGGTCCGGCGGAAGCGCTGGCCGACGCACTCGGACAGCTGTCGAATCCGGAAGTCCAGGTCGACATCGTGCACCGTGGTGTCGGTGCGATTGCCGAGAGCGACATCCTGCTCGCCAAGGCGTCGGGCGCCATCATCATCGGCTTCCACGTCCGCCCCGACAACAACGCCCGCAATGCCGCCGAGCGCGAAGGCGTGGACATCAAGCTGTATCGCATCATCTACGAGGCGGTCGCCGATGTGAAGGCCGCCCTCGAAGGGATGCTGCGCCCCGAAGAGCGCGAAGTGGTCTTCGGCGAAGCCGAGGTGCGCGAAACGTTCAAGGTCGCGCGCATCGGGACCATCGCCGGTTGCATCGTGCGCTCCGGGATCATCAATCGCCGGGGTCGGGTGCGTGTCATCCGCGACGGCATCGAGATCTACGATGGCGCCCTGGCGTCGCTGCGTCGCTTCAAGGACGACGTCAACGAAGTCAAGGAAGGCTACGAGTGCGGTATCGGCATCGAGAACTTCAACGACGTCAAGATCGGCGACGTGTTCGAGTGCTACCGGACCGAAGAAGTGGCACGTACCCTCGACCAGGCCAATAAGTCCTGA
- the rbfA gene encoding 30S ribosome-binding factor RbfA translates to MGEPRRPDRVAESIREQVATFLSEGAKDPRIRAFVTVTAVDVTRDLRHANVFVSLMGDDADVASTMQGLASVASHLRSVLGKTLRLRSAPEIHFKADESVARASRIEHLLAQIRNEREQRDADGAPE, encoded by the coding sequence ATGGGCGAACCGCGGCGTCCTGACCGCGTCGCCGAATCGATTCGCGAACAGGTCGCGACCTTCCTGTCGGAAGGCGCGAAGGATCCGCGAATCCGCGCGTTCGTCACCGTGACCGCGGTTGACGTGACGCGCGACCTTCGGCATGCCAACGTGTTCGTCTCCCTCATGGGAGACGACGCGGATGTAGCAAGCACCATGCAGGGGCTGGCCAGTGTTGCCAGTCACCTGCGCTCGGTCTTGGGCAAAACGCTGCGCCTGCGCTCGGCCCCGGAGATTCACTTCAAGGCCGACGAAAGCGTGGCGCGTGCCTCGCGCATTGAACACCTGCTCGCGCAGATCCGGAATGAACGCGAGCAGCGCGACGCCGACGGTGCACCGGAGTGA
- the truB gene encoding tRNA pseudouridine(55) synthase TruB — protein MISGLLYVDKPAGISSHDVVGVVRRAARSRRVGHAGTLDPFATGLLVIAIGPCTRLLPYIVGEPKCYEATIAFGTETDTDDRTGTVVRTAPAPDAAVLRDPQHGDRLAAEQQLTGQIAQVPPAYSAKHVGGQRAYDLARKGREVTLAPVMVHVMGWEWCGATDSTLEVRITCGGGTYIRALARDLGRALGSAAHCQALRRVSSGPAHVQDAVPYTALAPGAIADGTVTLRSPLEALGSVARESLDDTDLIDLRHGRPVRARHEGEQAAFLRGTEVIGMGRRNAAGRWQPTVVLLGAEEAAS, from the coding sequence GTGATCTCCGGGCTTCTCTACGTCGATAAGCCAGCAGGAATCTCGTCGCACGATGTCGTGGGCGTCGTGCGACGGGCCGCCCGATCGCGCCGGGTGGGGCACGCCGGCACGCTGGATCCCTTCGCCACCGGGTTGCTGGTGATCGCAATCGGTCCATGCACGCGTCTCCTGCCGTACATCGTGGGCGAGCCGAAGTGCTACGAGGCCACCATCGCCTTCGGCACCGAGACGGACACCGATGATCGCACCGGTACCGTGGTGCGCACCGCACCGGCGCCCGACGCCGCCGTGCTGCGCGATCCGCAGCACGGCGATCGGCTGGCCGCCGAACAGCAGCTCACCGGCCAGATCGCCCAGGTGCCCCCGGCGTATTCCGCCAAGCATGTTGGCGGCCAGCGGGCCTACGATCTCGCGCGCAAAGGGCGCGAGGTCACGCTCGCACCGGTCATGGTGCACGTGATGGGCTGGGAATGGTGTGGCGCGACCGACAGCACGCTCGAGGTACGGATCACCTGTGGCGGTGGCACCTATATCCGCGCGCTGGCCCGCGACCTCGGGCGGGCGCTCGGCAGCGCGGCCCACTGTCAGGCACTGCGTCGCGTGTCGAGTGGCCCGGCGCATGTGCAGGACGCGGTGCCGTATACCGCGCTCGCGCCAGGGGCCATCGCCGACGGCACCGTCACGCTCCGGTCACCGCTCGAGGCCCTTGGTAGTGTGGCCCGTGAATCGCTGGACGACACGGATCTGATCGACCTGCGGCACGGGCGTCCGGTACGGGCCCGCCACGAGGGAGAGCAGGCCGCGTTTCTGCGCGGCACTGAGGTCATCGGCATGGGGCGGCGCAACGCCGCCGGCCGCTGGCAGCCCACGGTCGTGCTGCTGGGGGCGGAGGAGGCCGCGTCGTGA